In Populus nigra chromosome 1, ddPopNigr1.1, whole genome shotgun sequence, one genomic interval encodes:
- the LOC133676029 gene encoding pectinesterase-like, with amino-acid sequence MIQEDHGSLTEISDSGKHISFSQKNKSLSSALFVSLLLVATIAAVVTPVNSQNSNKNDAAHSIIKMSCSSTRYPELCYSAIANGPGAAASLAAINDENDVLTESIRATQQAIDTNTAGIESYKTTNKMKLTNQQTDALDASTDNNELSQSDLQNALNSLQYYTNEIPLSDQDTEPDINTPLSSCITYQDTIMDGFSHTAADKQVRKDISDGVDNVRKMCMNTLAMNMNITATRVANELKTTKRNLKEENSRNESGWPKWLSVANRRLLQYSSSLTPDVVVAADGSGNYCTVSAAVAAAPTRSSKRYIIRIKAGVYRETVQVPVNKTNLMFLGDGRRKTIITASRSVVDGITAFRSATVAAMGEGFLARDIAFQNTAGPSNRQAVALRVSSDRAAFYKCNVLGYQDTLHVHANRQFFINCLIAGTVDFIFGNSAAVFQDCDIHARRPNPGQRITITAQGRSDPNQNTGIVIQKSRIHATSDLLPVTSNFSAYLGRPWKEYSRTVVMQSTISDVINPAGWLEWRGKYALNTLYYGEYNNSGAGAATSERVNWKGYKVITAATEAKSFTPRNFIAGSTWLKCTTFPFSLDL; translated from the exons ATGATCCAAGAGGATCATGGAAGCTTGACCGAAATATCAGATTCTGGCAAGCACATTTCCTTctcccaaaaaaacaaaagcctcTCTTCAGCtctctttgtttctctcttgCTTGTCGCCACTATAGCTGCCGTTGTTACTCCCGTAAATTCACAGAACTCCAACAAAAATGATGCTGCTCATTCCATTATAAAGATGTCATGCAGCTCCACAAGATACCCAGAATTGTGCTACTCTGCGATTGCCAATGGCCCTGGAGCTGCCGCCAGTTTGGCAGCTATCAACGACGAAAACGATGTTCTTACAGAATCCATAAGAGCCACTCAACAAGCTATTGACACCAATACCGCCGGTATAGAGAGTTACAAAACCACCAATAAGATGAAACTCACCAATCAGCAAACTGATGCTCTCGATGCTTCCACGGACAACAATGAATTGTCTCAAAGTGATTTACAAAACGCTCTAAACAGTCTCCAGTACTATACTAACGAGATTCCTCTTAGCGATCAAGATACTGAGCCGGACATCAATACCCCACTGAGTTCTTGCATAACCTACCAAGACACGATCATGGATGGTTTCTCTCATACCGCCGCAGACAAGCAGGTGCGTAAAGATATTTCGGATGGAGTAGATAATGTTAGAAAAATGTGCATGAATACTCTGGCAATGAACATGAACATCACAGCCACTCGCGTTGCCAATGAGCTTAAAACCACAAAGAGGAATCTCAAGGAGGAAAACAGTAGAAATGAAAGTGGGTGGCCAAAGTGGTTGTCAGTAGCCAACAGGAGGTTGTTGCAGTACTCATCATCATTGACACCAGATGTGGTGGTGGCTGCTGATGGCAGCGGGAATTATTGTACAGTATCAGCTGCAGTTGCTGCTGCCCCAACGAGAAGCAGTAAGAGGTACATTATCAGAATCAAGGCAGGTGTTTACAGGGAAACTGTGCAAGTACCAGTCAATAAGACTAACTTAATGTTTCTTGGAGATGGAAGAAGGAAAACGATCATTACAGCAAGCAGGAGTGTGGTGGATGGCATCACAGCCTTCCGTTCTGCCACCGTTG CCGCAATGGGTGAAGGATTCCTGGCCAGGGACATCGCCTTCCAAAACACAGCCGGCCCGTCCAACCGCCAAGCCGTGGCGTTGCGTGTTAGTTCTGACCGCGCGGCATTCTACAAATGCAACGTGCTTGGATACCAAGACACCCTCCATGTCCACGCAAATCGTCAGTTCTTCATAAATTGTTTGATAGCAGGCACGGTCGATTTCATCTTCGGCAATTCCGCAGCTGTTTTCCAAGATTGTGATATCCATGCTCGTCGTCCCAATCCAGGCCAAAGAATCACAATAACAGCCCAAGGGAGGAGCGATCCTAATCAAAACACTGGCATTGTAATTCAGAAAAGCAGGATTCACGCCACTTCTGATCTACTGCCAGTCACGAGCAATTTCTCTGCGTATCTCGGTAGACCCTGGAAGGAGTATTCAAGGACGGTTGTCATGCAATCAACCATAAGTGATGTGATAAACCCGGCTGGGTGGCTAGAGTGGAGGGGAAAATATGCACTGAACACGTTGTATTACGGAGAGTATAATAACAGCGGGGCTGGTGCTGCAACCTCTGAAAGGGTCAACTGGAAAGGATACAAGGTGATTACTGCTGCAACTGAAGCTAAAAGCTTTACTCCTCGCAATTTCATTGCTGGTAGTACGTGGTTGAAATGCACTACCTTCCCATTCTCTTTGGATCTCTAA